In Syngnathus typhle isolate RoL2023-S1 ecotype Sweden linkage group LG13, RoL_Styp_1.0, whole genome shotgun sequence, the sequence aattttatttttaaacaaaatatacactgtttggtacaaaaaaatgtgtattaggttagatttaaaataaataaataaatcttaacatttttttttgtttgaattcatTCTTAggacattattattatacacGCATTTACTGTGGTCATGAGTTTACTACTGCATTAGCGCAAGTTAGTGATCGACAAAATCTAGCGTTATAATTATTTACAACCGGACACATACAGTATGCACATTTACGTCTTTCACAGGTTAGCACTACTGTCATATATTATAATTTATACCTATTTACATATAATACAAGGCCGGCCGCACAGGATGGAGGTATGGGGGGTGGGTCAGTGGCAGCCACAGCTCCCCGCCACCATGTCGTTGTACTGCTTGAGCACCACATTCTCGTCGTCGTCAAAGTAGAGCAGGTTGATGGAGTAGAGCTTGTCGGGCACGCAGCACGGCGTATCGATGCTCTTGATCAGCTTCAGGGCGTTGATGATGGACTGCACGGTGGCGTGGTTGGTGGGCTTCATGTTCTGGCCCAACGGGAAGGGACACGAGCCCTTGCAGTGGTAGGCGTTGTAGCCCCGCGGCGACACGATCCAGCCCGACCAGCCAATCTCCTCAAAGTCCACGTAGAGCGGCAGGCGCCGGCACGGTAAGGACGCGCCCTCCTCCTCCCATGCCTGGTCCAAGGAACGGGCACTGCGAGGGGATTCGTGGGAGGCCATGTGGGATTGGGGTAAAATGGCCGTATCTTGAGCATTGTCTGGATCTGtcaaaagcaaaatatttaAGAGTGATATCGAATCAACGAGAGGGCTTAGATTTCTTCAATTCCAATCAGCAAGGGCCTCACCTGCGCTCTCCAGAGTGGTGGACCGCCGTCGTCCGTCGTCTGTGAACAGCACGAGCATGGGCTGTTTACTCTGGTGGTGGTTGCGTCCCGATGCAAAGCGAATCAGCTTCAGGTCCATCTGGCTTCCCCCCAGAGTCCGCACCACCACGTGGAGCCCCAGGTTGCTTCCCTTGTCCGCCGTCCACGAGCGGACCTTTTGTTGAAACACCAGTCAAGGTAAGTCAGGTTGAAGGAGATCGGTCATAGGTCGTTAGGGTCGGTCATAGGGACTCACAGCTTGAGTGATTGTAAACACCTCCCAACCGTTGGAGTGGATTGGGATGAGTCGAGAAGATAGCAGCTTCTTCTCTTGCGTGTTGTTGCTTTTGGAGGTGTCCAGCAGTTGGTAGACGCTAACCTGGAAATTAGCTCTGTTAGCTCGCCCATCTGGCATGACTAAGACTAGATGTGCGGAATAAAATATACCTGGCAGAAGTGATGCCTGTTGAACACCAACGTAGCCTGAGGTCGCAGCTTGAAAAGGTGGAGCTCAGCTGTGAGGATCTTCTCTGTCCTGGCGACAGTGGACAGGTTGAATCGGAACTCCACCTGTTCGCTGCGAACTGCAAAGACAAGAAAAGAACCACTCTAGCACTTAATTTTACATGTGACAGTTAAAAACAACGTGTGACATATAATGGTTTTATCCTACGGTATTCTTGCGTTCAATAGTATTTGTTGTAAAAGGGCCAAATAAGAATTGAATGGATAAAGTAGTTTTTCctaaaaaagagaaaacataAATAGATTACAGTTTCTGACTATAGTCAAACTATTATGCAACATAATTCTAAAAGTTGAAATTATATGAAATAGgtatatgcattttttttagggACATAATTCTTATCCAgacatgtttaaaaaatatccCTGTGTATAGCATGTTTTACATACTTTTTCTGAGTTTGACAATAGTGATTCTCAGTGTGATAcaagggctccctctagtggtatgaaAGATAATCACTGAAATATCCaaacttttcaattttttttcaaaaatatatatttttttaaatagttcacttgtttttatcttttaaaGAAAATGCAATTATGCTTAATCTCTTCTAACTCTTTTCATTTACCTTATAATTTATGTTAGTTTATCATTagtgttttgttttacttttatcGTTTTACTCTTATCGTTTGCTTAAAATACATCAAACAATTACAagaattataataaaaatacGACAAGAAAATCTAATATGGAAACAGATCTTGGAAAATACATAAAAACGGAATGATTGCATTTGGTTTATTCTGACacgtgacagttttttttttttttttaaataataataatgttttgcTTTTCAGAGCATATATCACATATTTTGACTCACGTTTGTCAAAGAAGCTCCGTACTGTGTTGCCTTCGAGCAGATAGGGGTCCTTGGTCACGCCGTCCACGTCGGCCACGGTGTTGTACAGGTCCAGCATGTATTGCGGCGGCTGCTTGCGTCGGTGTGTGACGGCTACGGGCGGGTCGTCCATACCGAACACCTCCAGAAGTCGCTTGATGGCGTCCGAGCGGACCTCCTCCGACCCGGCCTGG encodes:
- the admp gene encoding anti-dorsalizing morphogenic protein, whose amino-acid sequence is MLALVLLVALPCTMVRARPSLNYLEEPYATEPTQAGSEEVRSDAIKRLLEVFGMDDPPVAVTHRRKQPPQYMLDLYNTVADVDGVTKDPYLLEGNTVRSFFDKLRSEQVEFRFNLSTVARTEKILTAELHLFKLRPQATLVFNRHHFCQVSVYQLLDTSKSNNTQEKKLLSSRLIPIHSNGWEVFTITQAVRSWTADKGSNLGLHVVVRTLGGSQMDLKLIRFASGRNHHQSKQPMLVLFTDDGRRRSTTLESADPDNAQDTAILPQSHMASHESPRSARSLDQAWEEEGASLPCRRLPLYVDFEEIGWSGWIVSPRGYNAYHCKGSCPFPLGQNMKPTNHATVQSIINALKLIKSIDTPCCVPDKLYSINLLYFDDDENVVLKQYNDMVAGSCGCH